The following proteins come from a genomic window of Mycolicibacterium rufum:
- a CDS encoding NYN domain-containing protein — protein sequence MRWIVDAMNVIGTRPDGWWRDRHRAMVALVDRLEQWALADQADVTVVFEQPPDPMITSEVVTVAHAPAAAADSADDEIVRLIDARSQPGEVVVATSDRKLAARVAAAGATVFPAERLRDLIDPR from the coding sequence GTGCGATGGATCGTCGATGCGATGAACGTGATCGGCACGCGGCCCGACGGGTGGTGGCGCGACCGGCATCGCGCGATGGTGGCTCTGGTCGACCGCCTCGAGCAGTGGGCGCTGGCCGACCAGGCGGACGTCACGGTCGTCTTCGAACAGCCGCCGGATCCGATGATCACGTCCGAGGTCGTCACTGTCGCCCACGCTCCGGCCGCGGCGGCGGACTCCGCCGACGACGAGATCGTCCGACTGATCGACGCGCGGTCGCAGCCCGGGGAGGTCGTGGTCGCCACCTCCGACCGGAAGCTGGCCGCACGGGTCGCCGCGGCCGGGGCGACGGTGTTCCCTGCCGAACGTCTGCGCGACCTCATCGACCCGCGCTGA